From one Paractinoplanes brasiliensis genomic stretch:
- a CDS encoding ABC transporter permease, giving the protein MNLTYLFDPAHWDFSSGSIPQLILSHLWYVLLALALGTVIALPVGLYIGHTGRGSFIAINAGNAGRSLPTLGLLMLMVTLLGLGLLPVLIALTVLVIPPILTSAYAGLRTLDQRVVDAARGVGMRPLQVLFRVELPMALPVLMSGFRSAALQVVATATVAAAVGLGGLGRLLIDGLAVNDYSRVLAGAIVVAVLAVLLDLVLALAQRWIVSPGLRASK; this is encoded by the coding sequence GTGAACCTCACCTACCTGTTCGACCCGGCGCACTGGGACTTCTCGTCCGGCAGCATCCCGCAGCTGATCCTGTCCCACCTGTGGTACGTGCTGCTCGCGCTGGCGCTCGGCACTGTCATCGCGCTGCCGGTGGGGCTCTACATCGGGCACACCGGCCGCGGCTCGTTCATCGCCATCAACGCCGGCAACGCCGGCCGGTCGCTGCCCACGCTGGGCCTGCTCATGCTGATGGTGACCCTGCTCGGCCTGGGACTGCTGCCGGTGCTGATCGCGCTCACGGTGCTGGTGATCCCGCCGATCCTGACGTCCGCGTACGCGGGTCTGCGCACCCTCGACCAGCGGGTGGTGGACGCCGCGCGGGGTGTCGGCATGCGGCCCCTGCAGGTGCTGTTCCGGGTGGAGCTGCCGATGGCGCTGCCCGTGCTGATGAGCGGTTTCCGCAGCGCCGCCCTGCAGGTGGTGGCGACCGCGACAGTGGCCGCCGCGGTCGGCCTCGGTGGCCTCGGCCGCCTGCTGATCGACGGCCTGGCCGTCAACGACTACTCCCGAGTGCTGGCCGGCGCCATTGTCGTCGCGGTGCTGGCTGTCCTGCTCGACCTGGTCCTGGCGCTCGCGCAGCGCTGGATCGTCTCGCCCGGGCTCCGGGCATCCAAGTGA
- a CDS encoding DUF1062 domain-containing protein, with protein MTTHFAQWLVSPTRLPLIRRRCLRCPSTRFEAHGKFRINANHKLLDVWLLALCAGCGTTVKLTVLERANVRAITPPLLDRFHSNDTTLAAELLTDPSLQRRNGVTLDWTDAWTLRKSTATTPGTVDGSQVVAGPGAVGGSWVVAEPGAAACPDAGGGARPPMTLATSVCFAQPIPLRVTALLAVGLGISGSEASRLIAGGALWSTHRLTGRTSTNFHFFIRT; from the coding sequence TTGACCACCCATTTCGCGCAGTGGCTCGTGTCCCCGACCAGGCTCCCGCTCATCCGCCGTCGGTGCCTGCGTTGCCCATCGACCCGTTTCGAAGCGCACGGCAAGTTCCGTATCAACGCCAACCACAAACTCCTCGACGTCTGGCTGCTCGCCCTGTGCGCGGGCTGCGGCACGACCGTCAAACTGACCGTCCTGGAGCGGGCAAACGTCCGCGCCATCACCCCGCCGCTGCTGGACCGCTTCCACAGCAACGACACAACCCTCGCCGCCGAACTCCTGACCGACCCGTCCCTGCAACGCCGCAACGGCGTAACCCTGGATTGGACCGATGCCTGGACCCTCCGGAAGTCAACGGCCACCACGCCCGGGACGGTTGACGGGTCTCAGGTGGTCGCCGGGCCAGGGGCGGTTGGCGGGTCTTGGGTGGTCGCCGAGCCGGGAGCGGCCGCTTGTCCCGATGCCGGCGGCGGGGCCAGGCCACCGATGACGCTCGCCACGTCGGTCTGTTTCGCTCAGCCGATTCCGCTCAGAGTGACGGCGTTGCTGGCGGTCGGCTTGGGAATCTCCGGCTCCGAGGCCAGCAGACTCATCGCGGGCGGCGCCCTCTGGTCCACCCACCGCCTGACCGGCCGAACATCCACCAACTTCCACTTCTTTATACGGACATAG
- a CDS encoding class I SAM-dependent methyltransferase, producing MTVFEAHRGRGAFNAAFFRVMGPYIEFHVRHRKRRVFAGLPRTVVELGSGVGANLRYLEPGSTLVAIEPNPAMHRPLRAAAGRRGVELDLRERPAEDTGLPDGSADVVISSLVLCTVSDPAGVLAEVRRVLRPGGTFRFVEHVAARDGTPTRALQRALRRPWAWTFEGCSCERDLAALVRAAGFTRAEIEPYRLRSPFVTFNPQIAGVAHV from the coding sequence ATGACCGTTTTCGAGGCGCACCGCGGGCGGGGAGCGTTCAACGCCGCGTTCTTCCGGGTGATGGGGCCCTACATCGAGTTCCACGTGCGGCATCGCAAACGACGGGTGTTCGCGGGGCTTCCCCGTACGGTCGTGGAGCTCGGCTCCGGCGTCGGCGCGAACCTGCGCTACCTGGAACCGGGGTCGACGCTGGTGGCGATCGAGCCGAACCCGGCCATGCACCGGCCGTTGCGGGCGGCCGCCGGACGCCGCGGGGTGGAACTCGATCTGCGGGAGCGGCCGGCCGAGGACACGGGTTTGCCGGACGGCAGCGCCGACGTCGTGATCTCGTCGCTGGTGCTGTGCACGGTGAGCGACCCGGCCGGGGTGCTGGCCGAGGTCCGCCGGGTCCTGCGGCCGGGTGGCACGTTCCGCTTCGTCGAGCACGTCGCCGCCCGGGACGGCACCCCGACCCGGGCGTTGCAGCGGGCCCTGCGCCGGCCGTGGGCGTGGACGTTCGAGGGGTGCTCGTGCGAACGTGACCTGGCCGCCCTGGTGCGGGCGGCCGGGTTCACCCGGGCCGAGATCGAGCCGTACCGGCTGCGCTCGCCCTTCGTCACGTTCAACCCGCAGATCGCGGGTGTCGCCCACGTGTAG
- a CDS encoding lycopene cyclase family protein, producing the protein MPVSSPVDVDLVLVGGGGAASLVLAALGRKKLGGVRVAVVDPVLKRGQDRTWAFWGPPGTALDPLLSAAWDDVDVVTPAGRRVLSLQPLRYAMLRSAPLYELAARTEAVRVTAAAGSVTDDGERVVVAGEDGTPLVRASWALDSRPRPPRRAGRTNWLQHFRGWWLEADRPVFDAGRAVLMDFRTPQPARGVSFGYVLPVSDRFALVEYTEFSPARLASPAYDRALRGYCDLLGLNVAEMRVREVEDGVIPMTDGPFEPRPSPRVIRLGTAGGATRPSTGFTFSAMLRQADQIAGALAAGQPPVPAPPYPARHLWMDAVQLRALDRGLVDGVAFFDRLFDRNPASLVLRFLDGTTSVAEDLRLMSSTPLLPMMRAAAGDAIARLR; encoded by the coding sequence TTGCCGGTGAGCTCTCCCGTCGACGTCGATCTGGTGCTGGTGGGCGGGGGTGGCGCGGCCTCACTCGTGCTGGCCGCGCTCGGCCGGAAAAAACTTGGGGGCGTACGGGTGGCGGTGGTCGACCCCGTGCTCAAGCGCGGCCAGGACAGGACATGGGCGTTCTGGGGGCCGCCCGGGACGGCGCTCGACCCGCTGCTCAGCGCCGCCTGGGACGACGTCGACGTGGTGACCCCGGCCGGGCGCCGCGTGCTGTCGTTGCAGCCGCTGCGCTACGCGATGCTGCGGTCGGCGCCGCTGTACGAGCTGGCCGCCCGCACCGAAGCTGTCCGGGTCACCGCGGCGGCCGGCTCGGTGACCGACGACGGCGAGCGGGTTGTCGTGGCCGGCGAGGACGGGACTCCCCTCGTACGGGCATCGTGGGCTCTTGATTCTCGCCCGCGACCGCCGCGCCGGGCCGGGCGCACCAACTGGCTGCAGCATTTCCGGGGCTGGTGGCTCGAGGCGGACCGTCCGGTGTTCGATGCCGGGCGGGCCGTGCTGATGGACTTCCGTACGCCGCAACCCGCGCGCGGCGTGTCGTTCGGGTACGTGCTGCCCGTCAGCGACCGGTTCGCGCTGGTCGAGTACACCGAGTTCTCACCCGCCCGGCTCGCCTCGCCCGCGTACGACCGGGCGTTGCGCGGCTACTGCGACCTGCTCGGGCTCAACGTCGCCGAGATGCGCGTCCGGGAGGTCGAGGACGGCGTGATCCCGATGACCGACGGCCCGTTCGAGCCGCGGCCCTCCCCGCGCGTCATCCGGCTCGGCACGGCGGGCGGCGCCACCCGGCCGTCGACCGGCTTCACCTTCTCGGCGATGCTGCGCCAGGCCGACCAGATCGCGGGGGCCCTCGCCGCGGGGCAGCCGCCCGTGCCCGCGCCGCCCTACCCGGCGCGGCATCTGTGGATGGACGCCGTGCAGCTGCGCGCCCTGGACCGCGGGCTGGTCGACGGGGTGGCGTTCTTCGACCGGCTGTTCGACCGCAACCCGGCGTCGCTGGTGCTGCGTTTCCTCGACGGGACCACCAGTGTGGCGGAGGACCTCAGGCTGATGTCCTCCACCCCGCTGCTGCCGATGATGCGCGCCGCCGCCGGGGACGCTATTGCCCGGCTGCGGTGA
- a CDS encoding alpha/beta fold hydrolase: MRQRLGRVRLADGTTVAYASAGAGRPLVYVMGWLSHLELSWESAAERGFYEALSRGARLVRYDRAGCGLSAGPARTPSLAYELEQLDAVTATIGEPFDLMGTSMGAPVAVAWAATRPETVRRLVLYGGWVRGAELATESVRENVLGLIEAHWGLGSNVLTDIFAPDADRAMRAEHGRYQRACSSAATARALLALSYDLDVSPHLPHVTAPTLVVHRTGDRAAPVAQARALAEGITNAEPALLPGRSHLPYAGDHDQLVRVVRRFLGLPVARRRADGLTARQREVAELISHGCTNREIAARLGIDERSAEGHVERIRLRLGFRSRAQIAAWFTAQWGISPPDPAPGGGPR; this comes from the coding sequence ATGCGGCAGCGGCTCGGACGGGTGCGGCTCGCCGACGGCACCACGGTGGCGTACGCGTCGGCCGGGGCCGGGCGGCCGCTCGTCTATGTGATGGGATGGCTCTCGCACCTCGAGCTGAGCTGGGAATCGGCTGCCGAGCGCGGGTTCTACGAGGCCCTGTCCCGGGGGGCACGGCTGGTGCGGTACGACCGGGCGGGGTGCGGGCTCTCGGCGGGTCCGGCCAGGACGCCGTCGCTCGCGTACGAACTCGAGCAGCTCGACGCGGTGACGGCGACGATCGGCGAGCCGTTCGACCTGATGGGGACGTCGATGGGGGCTCCCGTGGCGGTGGCGTGGGCGGCCACGCGTCCCGAAACCGTACGGCGGCTGGTGCTCTACGGCGGGTGGGTCCGTGGGGCCGAGCTGGCGACTGAATCCGTACGGGAAAATGTCCTGGGGCTGATCGAGGCGCACTGGGGTCTCGGGTCGAACGTGCTGACCGACATCTTCGCCCCGGATGCGGACCGGGCGATGCGGGCCGAGCACGGTCGTTATCAGCGCGCGTGTTCGAGCGCGGCGACCGCGCGGGCGTTGCTGGCCCTCAGCTACGACCTCGACGTCAGCCCGCATCTGCCGCACGTGACAGCGCCGACGCTGGTGGTTCACCGCACCGGGGACCGGGCCGCTCCGGTGGCGCAGGCCCGCGCGCTGGCCGAGGGCATCACGAACGCCGAGCCGGCGCTCCTGCCGGGACGGTCCCATTTGCCGTACGCGGGTGACCATGACCAACTCGTCCGGGTGGTTCGCCGCTTCCTCGGGTTGCCTGTCGCCCGGCGCCGTGCCGACGGGCTCACCGCGCGGCAGCGTGAGGTGGCCGAGCTGATCAGTCACGGGTGCACCAACCGCGAGATCGCGGCGCGTCTGGGCATCGACGAGCGCTCTGCCGAGGGGCACGTCGAGCGGATCCGGTTACGCCTGGGGTTCCGGTCGCGGGCCCAGATCGCGGCCTGGTTCACCGCACAGTGGGGTATTTCCCCGCCTGACCCGGCCCCCGGCGGCGGTCCACGATGA
- a CDS encoding aromatic amino acid ammonia-lyase, which produces MQAERLDGANLTISGLVAIASGRCGVEVEAAALRRVGESNALLQHARAHGAVYGANTGVGANRHERANDEERGLRLLRSHCAAVGPVEDDVTARAAMTVRLNQILAGGSGISPRVAEALAEALRDGAVPTLHSWGAIGTADLAALAELGLTLAGERPWQNGKGPTTTIDATDALPLISSSALTVGTAALALQRMQSQLRASVVVAALSFLALRGNPEAYDIAVHRNRAHPGQVEVARLMSRLVAGAAAPVRIQDPFGLRVLPQVTAPAIHAARTLDDVLTGEINAAVENPLVTPEGVLHHGQFHTATLASGLDAARGAFLPVLSLSTARLGLLMRPDLTGLRAFLASGPAGSSGLMISEYVVQDLLTEIRVGMTPTAAGTLSISLGLEEHASFATQGARSLRTMTQLAPTLLAAELVAAVRALRMAPGRLTVGPLRDAYEMADEALDPSEDDRPLGIDLERGAGLLPRLGAVLDYSSMGLTA; this is translated from the coding sequence ATGCAGGCAGAACGGCTCGACGGGGCGAACCTGACGATCAGTGGTCTCGTGGCCATCGCTTCCGGTCGATGTGGGGTCGAGGTCGAGGCGGCCGCCCTGCGTCGGGTCGGGGAAAGTAACGCGCTGTTGCAGCACGCCCGGGCGCACGGCGCAGTCTACGGGGCGAACACCGGGGTCGGCGCCAACAGGCACGAGCGCGCCAACGACGAGGAGCGCGGGCTGCGCCTGCTCCGCAGCCATTGTGCCGCGGTCGGACCGGTCGAGGACGACGTCACGGCGCGCGCGGCCATGACCGTACGGCTCAATCAGATCCTCGCCGGAGGCTCCGGCATCTCACCACGGGTGGCCGAGGCTCTGGCCGAGGCGCTGCGCGACGGCGCCGTGCCGACCCTCCACTCGTGGGGCGCCATCGGCACGGCCGACTTGGCCGCCCTGGCCGAGCTGGGGCTGACCCTGGCCGGCGAACGGCCCTGGCAGAACGGCAAGGGCCCGACCACCACCATCGACGCCACCGACGCGCTCCCGCTGATCAGCTCGAGCGCGCTCACCGTGGGGACGGCCGCGCTGGCGCTGCAACGGATGCAGAGCCAGCTGCGCGCGTCCGTGGTGGTGGCCGCGCTGAGCTTCCTGGCGCTGCGGGGCAACCCGGAGGCGTACGACATCGCGGTCCACCGCAACCGGGCGCATCCCGGCCAGGTCGAGGTCGCGCGGCTGATGAGCCGGCTCGTGGCGGGGGCGGCCGCGCCGGTCCGCATCCAGGACCCGTTCGGCCTGCGCGTGCTGCCGCAGGTCACGGCCCCGGCCATCCACGCCGCCCGGACACTCGACGACGTGCTCACCGGCGAGATCAACGCGGCCGTCGAGAACCCGCTCGTGACCCCCGAGGGTGTTCTTCACCACGGTCAGTTCCACACGGCGACGCTGGCCTCCGGGCTCGACGCCGCCCGCGGCGCGTTCCTGCCGGTGTTGTCGCTGTCGACCGCGCGGCTCGGGCTGCTGATGCGCCCCGACCTGACCGGCCTGCGCGCGTTCCTGGCGTCCGGGCCGGCGGGCAGCTCCGGCCTGATGATCAGCGAGTACGTCGTGCAGGACCTGCTCACCGAGATCCGTGTCGGCATGACCCCGACCGCGGCCGGCACCCTGAGCATCTCGCTCGGGCTGGAGGAACACGCCAGCTTCGCCACCCAGGGCGCCCGGTCGCTGCGGACGATGACCCAGCTCGCTCCCACGCTGCTCGCGGCCGAGCTGGTGGCGGCCGTACGGGCTCTGCGGATGGCCCCCGGCCGGCTCACCGTCGGGCCGTTGCGCGACGCGTACGAGATGGCCGACGAGGCGCTCGACCCGTCCGAGGACGACCGGCCGCTCGGCATCGACCTGGAGCGGGGCGCCGGCCTGCTGCCACGGCTCGGCGCCGTGCTCGACTACTCCTCGATGGGCCTGACCGCGTAG
- a CDS encoding ABC transporter ATP-binding protein has translation MITFDDVVKVYPGGSTAVDHVSLELPTGKMTVLVGPSGCGKTTSLRMINRMISPTSGRVLIDGDDIAGKDEALLRRGMGYVIQHAGLFPHRTVLDNVATVPVLLGKTRREARKAALGLLERVGLSEEFAKRYPAQLSGGQQQRVGVARALAADPPIMLMDEPFSAVDPVVREGLHREFLRLQQDLGKTIAMVTHDIDEAIKLGDVVAIFRQGGKLAQVGTPEELLTAPADDFVAEFVGRDRGIRSLSFTTAADLPVADLPGTLALDDAGRPTGWILESGRVAPTGGTFTSADSLRLVTDLAISSPVGIAVRVNEEGKADGVVPHHDLADYLAARRSS, from the coding sequence ATGATCACATTCGACGACGTCGTGAAGGTCTATCCGGGCGGCAGCACCGCGGTCGACCACGTGTCGCTCGAACTGCCGACCGGGAAGATGACGGTCCTGGTCGGCCCGTCCGGCTGCGGCAAGACCACCAGCCTTCGCATGATCAACCGTATGATCAGCCCCACATCGGGCCGCGTCCTGATCGACGGCGACGACATCGCGGGTAAGGACGAGGCCCTGCTGCGCCGCGGCATGGGCTATGTGATCCAGCACGCGGGGCTGTTCCCGCACCGTACGGTCCTCGACAACGTCGCCACCGTGCCGGTGCTGCTGGGCAAGACCCGCCGCGAGGCCCGCAAGGCGGCGCTGGGCCTGCTCGAACGGGTCGGCCTGTCCGAGGAGTTCGCCAAGCGGTACCCGGCGCAGCTCTCCGGCGGCCAGCAGCAGCGGGTCGGCGTGGCCCGGGCGCTCGCCGCCGACCCGCCCATCATGCTCATGGACGAGCCGTTCAGCGCGGTCGACCCGGTCGTACGCGAGGGCCTGCACCGCGAGTTCCTGCGGCTGCAGCAAGACCTCGGCAAGACGATCGCCATGGTGACGCACGACATCGACGAGGCGATCAAGCTCGGCGACGTGGTGGCGATCTTCCGTCAGGGTGGCAAGCTGGCCCAGGTCGGCACCCCCGAGGAGCTGCTCACCGCCCCCGCCGACGACTTCGTGGCCGAGTTCGTCGGACGTGACCGCGGCATCCGCAGCCTGTCCTTCACCACGGCCGCCGATCTGCCGGTCGCCGACCTGCCGGGCACGCTGGCGCTCGACGACGCGGGCCGGCCGACGGGCTGGATCCTGGAGTCGGGCCGGGTCGCCCCGACCGGCGGCACATTCACCTCGGCCGACTCGCTGCGGCTGGTGACCGACCTGGCGATCAGCTCCCCGGTCGGCATCGCCGTGCGCGTCAACGAGGAGGGCAAGGCCGACGGCGTCGTGCCCCACCACGACCTGGCCGACTACCTGGCGGCACGACGCAGCTCATGA
- the argG gene encoding argininosuccinate synthase: MTKVLSSLPVGERVGIAFSGGLDTSVAVAWMREKGAVPCAYTAEIGQYDEPDVTSVPERAIAYGAELGRLVDCRSALVEEGLAALACGAFHIRSGGRTYFNTTPLGRAVTGTLLVRAMLEDRVQIWGDGSTFKGNDIERFYRYGLLANPSLRIYKPWLDKDFVTELGGRKEMSEWLLARDLPYRDSTEKAYSTDANIWGATHEAKSLEHLDNGIELVDPIMGVRFWDPEVHIATEDVTIGFAEGRPVTVNGKEFGSAVDLVLEVNAIGGRHGLGMSDQIENRIIEAKSRGIYEAPGMALLHIAYERLVNAIHNEDTVTSYHNDGRKLGRLMYEGRWLDPQALMLREALQRWVGNAVTGEVTLRLRRGDDYSVLNTTGPAFSYHPDKLSMERTETPAFAPADRIGQLTMRNLDIADSRAKLEQYAQLGMVGSPQGLVGALPAGGAEEIASRGAAAPGNDDLLDQAAMESGTD; the protein is encoded by the coding sequence GTGACCAAGGTTCTGTCTTCTCTCCCGGTCGGCGAACGGGTCGGCATCGCGTTCTCCGGTGGCCTCGACACGTCGGTAGCGGTCGCGTGGATGCGGGAAAAGGGCGCCGTGCCCTGCGCCTACACCGCCGAGATCGGCCAGTACGACGAGCCCGACGTGACCTCGGTGCCCGAGCGCGCCATCGCGTACGGCGCCGAGCTGGGCCGCCTCGTCGACTGCCGGTCGGCCCTCGTCGAGGAGGGGCTTGCCGCCCTGGCCTGCGGCGCCTTCCACATCCGGTCGGGCGGCCGCACCTACTTCAACACCACGCCCCTGGGCCGCGCCGTCACCGGCACCCTGCTCGTGCGGGCCATGCTGGAAGACCGGGTGCAGATCTGGGGTGACGGCTCGACGTTCAAGGGCAACGACATCGAGCGCTTCTACCGCTACGGGCTGCTCGCCAACCCGTCGCTGCGCATCTACAAGCCGTGGCTCGACAAGGACTTCGTCACCGAGCTCGGCGGGCGCAAGGAGATGAGCGAGTGGCTGCTCGCCCGCGACCTGCCCTACCGCGACTCCACCGAGAAGGCGTATTCGACCGACGCCAACATCTGGGGCGCCACCCACGAGGCCAAGTCCCTCGAACATCTCGACAACGGCATCGAGCTGGTCGACCCGATCATGGGTGTCCGGTTCTGGGATCCCGAGGTGCACATCGCCACCGAGGACGTGACGATCGGCTTCGCCGAGGGCCGCCCGGTCACGGTCAACGGCAAGGAGTTCGGCTCCGCGGTCGACCTGGTGCTCGAGGTCAACGCGATCGGCGGCCGCCACGGCCTGGGCATGTCCGACCAGATCGAGAACCGGATCATCGAGGCCAAGAGCCGCGGCATCTACGAGGCGCCCGGCATGGCGCTGCTGCACATCGCGTACGAGCGGCTGGTCAACGCCATCCACAACGAGGACACGGTCACCAGCTACCACAACGACGGCCGCAAGCTGGGCCGGCTCATGTACGAGGGGCGCTGGCTCGACCCGCAGGCGCTCATGCTGCGCGAGGCCCTGCAGCGCTGGGTCGGCAACGCGGTCACCGGCGAGGTCACGCTGCGCCTGCGCCGCGGCGACGACTACTCGGTGCTCAACACGACCGGCCCGGCGTTCAGCTACCACCCCGACAAGCTCTCGATGGAGCGTACGGAGACGCCGGCGTTCGCCCCGGCCGACCGGATCGGCCAGTTGACGATGCGCAACCTCGACATCGCCGACAGCCGGGCCAAGCTCGAGCAGTACGCCCAGCTCGGCATGGTCGGCAGCCCGCAGGGCCTGGTCGGCGCGCTGCCCGCCGGCGGCGCTGAGGAGATCGCCTCGCGGGGCGCGGCCGCTCCCGGCAACGACGACCTGCTCGACCAGGCCGCCATGGAGTCCGGCACCGACTGA
- a CDS encoding cysteine dioxygenase — translation MTVLPALPGRVLQPHELKNWVTELAGRPELWEHLVRHDTGRRHYASLHRDSDVDVWVLCWNVADDTGWHDHDTSSGAVAVTRGAVTEATPRMGGEPVTRVVEAGRSFAFGPDHIHRMGGAVDGSVSLHAYSPPLWRMGQYSISPSGVLRRKAVSYADELRPIDE, via the coding sequence ATGACCGTTCTGCCGGCCCTGCCCGGTCGGGTTCTCCAACCGCACGAGCTGAAGAACTGGGTGACCGAGCTGGCCGGGCGGCCCGAGCTGTGGGAACACCTGGTCAGGCACGACACGGGCCGCCGGCACTACGCGTCGCTTCACCGCGACAGCGACGTGGACGTCTGGGTGCTGTGCTGGAACGTCGCCGACGACACCGGCTGGCACGACCACGACACGTCGTCGGGCGCGGTCGCGGTGACCCGGGGCGCGGTCACCGAGGCCACCCCGCGCATGGGTGGCGAGCCGGTGACCCGGGTGGTCGAGGCGGGCCGGTCGTTCGCGTTCGGGCCCGACCACATCCACCGGATGGGCGGCGCGGTCGACGGGTCGGTGTCGCTGCACGCGTACTCGCCGCCGCTGTGGCGCATGGGTCAGTATTCGATCAGCCCGTCGGGGGTGCTGCGCCGTAAAGCAGTGAGTTACGCGGACGAGCTCAGGCCCATCGACGAGTAG
- a CDS encoding ABC transporter substrate-binding protein: MKLFKRLSAVGAAVAMAVTLTACGSGDDPLADDNSGASSAPGTITIGSANFAESELLAEIYAQALEAKGVTVKRQFNIGARELYLKALQDGSIDLLPEYNGALLAALSQGGAPEGVSKPEDVLGALKKVLPSGTEVLEQSAAEDKDTLTVTAETASKYNLKTIDDLKPVAKDLVIGAGPEWQERYQGLKGLKELYGIEFKEFKPLDAGGPLTVNALIKNQIQVGNIFSTDSSITVNKFVVLEDTKNLYLAENIIPLIRSSANNPTVTGALNAVSAKLTTENLTATLAKVQVDKQDTPAVAKGWLTENGLV; encoded by the coding sequence ATGAAACTCTTCAAGCGACTCAGCGCGGTGGGCGCCGCCGTCGCCATGGCCGTGACGCTGACCGCGTGCGGTTCCGGCGACGACCCGCTGGCCGACGACAACTCGGGTGCCAGCTCCGCTCCCGGCACCATCACGATCGGCTCGGCCAACTTCGCCGAGAGCGAGCTGCTGGCCGAGATCTACGCCCAGGCCCTCGAGGCCAAGGGCGTCACGGTCAAGCGGCAGTTCAACATCGGCGCCCGTGAGCTGTACCTCAAGGCGTTGCAGGACGGCTCGATCGACCTGCTCCCCGAGTACAACGGCGCCCTGCTCGCGGCGCTTTCGCAGGGCGGCGCGCCCGAGGGTGTGAGCAAGCCGGAGGACGTGCTGGGCGCCCTCAAGAAGGTGCTGCCGTCCGGCACCGAGGTGCTGGAGCAGTCGGCCGCCGAGGACAAGGACACGCTCACCGTGACCGCGGAGACGGCGTCCAAGTACAACCTCAAGACGATCGACGACCTCAAGCCCGTCGCCAAGGACCTCGTGATCGGCGCCGGCCCCGAATGGCAGGAGCGCTACCAGGGTCTCAAGGGCCTCAAGGAGCTGTACGGCATCGAGTTCAAGGAGTTCAAGCCGCTCGACGCCGGTGGCCCGCTGACCGTGAACGCCCTGATCAAGAACCAGATCCAGGTCGGCAACATCTTCTCGACCGACTCGTCGATCACGGTCAACAAGTTCGTCGTGCTCGAGGACACCAAGAACCTGTACCTGGCCGAGAACATCATCCCGCTGATCCGCAGCTCGGCCAACAACCCGACGGTGACCGGGGCCCTGAACGCGGTGTCGGCCAAGCTGACGACCGAGAACCTGACCGCCACGCTGGCCAAGGTGCAGGTCGACAAGCAGGACACCCCCGCGGTGGCCAAGGGCTGGCTGACCGAGAACGGCCTCGTCTGA
- a CDS encoding ABC transporter permease has translation MITYLSNNSDTVLAALRQHIALALIPVLLGFLIALPIGYLGVRFPWLYHPLINVAGVLYSIPSLALFVFLPVVLGTKILSPLNIVVALTIYTVALMARTVADGLRSVDSLVTESATAMGYRRTRRLFDVELPVALPVILAGLRVATVSNISLVSVGALIGIGGLGQLFTRGFQLFYIEPILVGIILSVLLAGIADLIIVLIQRAVTPWTRVQGGRA, from the coding sequence ATGATCACTTACCTGTCGAACAACTCCGACACCGTGCTGGCCGCGCTGCGCCAGCACATCGCGCTCGCGCTGATCCCCGTGCTGCTCGGCTTCCTGATCGCGCTGCCCATCGGCTACCTCGGCGTACGGTTCCCCTGGCTCTACCATCCCCTGATCAACGTGGCCGGCGTGCTCTACTCGATCCCGTCGCTGGCGTTGTTCGTCTTCCTGCCCGTGGTGCTCGGCACAAAGATCCTGTCGCCACTGAACATCGTGGTCGCGCTCACCATCTACACCGTCGCGCTCATGGCCCGTACGGTGGCCGACGGCCTTCGCTCCGTCGACAGTCTGGTCACCGAGTCCGCCACAGCCATGGGTTATCGCCGTACGCGCCGGCTCTTCGACGTCGAACTGCCCGTCGCGCTGCCGGTCATCCTGGCCGGCCTGCGGGTCGCCACGGTCAGCAACATCAGCCTGGTCAGCGTCGGCGCCCTGATCGGCATCGGCGGTCTCGGGCAGCTGTTCACCCGCGGCTTCCAGCTGTTCTACATCGAGCCGATCCTGGTCGGCATCATCCTGTCGGTGCTGCTGGCCGGCATCGCCGACCTGATCATCGTGCTGATCCAGCGGGCGGTCACGCCGTGGACCCGCGTGCAGGGAGGCCGGGCGTGA